CTTGTAGCGGTCGTAAATGACGACGTTGCCGCCGTAGCCTTTGGTCGCCTCGACCTTCATGTGCGGCGCGTCGTGCGGCATCACGATCGTCGCGGGCATGCCGAGCAGACGCGCGGACAGCGCGACAGCCTGCGCGTGATTGCCCGACGAAAACGCGACCACGCCCTGGCGGCGCTGCTGCTCATCGAACTTCGACAGTGCGTTGAATGCGCCGCGAAACTTGAACGCGCCCATGCGCTGGAGGTTTTCGCATTTGAAGAACACCTCGGCGCCGAACATTTCGTTGACGGTCCGCGAAGTCAGAACGGGCGTGCGGTGCGCAACGCCTTCGAGCCGCTTCGATGCGGCGACGACGTCGTCATAAGTGGGCAAAGTAAGCATGATCGTCCGGGATATGGGGTGTTGAGCGACGCGGGCGTGGAACGCGCGAACTGCAGCGACGCGCAATTATCCCGCTGGATTGATCGAATTGTGATTAGACATATTGTCTATGTCAATACATTTTGTAAATACTCGCCATCGAGACAGCCACGCAACGCTATTTGCGCCACGGAGGCGGGTCCATCGCGGCGCGCGCTGCATCGAGGAAAAGCCGCACTCGGGCAGGCACGCCCTTTCGCGTCGGCACGAGCGCGACGATCGGCGCTGGCGCCAGCCGCCACTGCGGCAGCAGACGCTTGAGCTTGCCACTTGCGATCAACGCGCCCGCGTCCCATTCGGATCGCACCATGATGCCAAGTCCGCGCATCGCCCAATCGCCGATCACGCCGCCATCGTTCGACGATAGCGCCCCTGTCACGCGCACAGTCACCGCCTTGCCCTGTTTCGCGTTTCTGCCTGACGCCCTTTCGAAACGCCAGCGCGACACATCCTCGTCGTTCTCGCGTAGGCAAAGACAAGGCAGGTGCGCGAGTTCGTGAGGATGCTCCAGCGCGTCGAGACTTGCTGCGAGTCGCGGGCTCGCGCAGAGATAGCGCTCGTTCGGCGCGAGAACGTGCGCGACCCACGACGAATCCTTCATTTCGCCGATATGGATCACGATATCCGCACCCGCGCTGTCGGCGAGCGGGCTATCGGAGAGAGTCAGGCTGGCCTTCACGTTCGGATACATCAGGTGAAAGTCCCTGAGAACGGGCGCCACGTGGACGCGCCCGAAACCCAGCGGCGCGACGATGCGCAAGCTCCCCGATACGGACTGATGTTCCGCTGCGATCCGCTCAGGCAGTGTTTCGAGACGTTCGAGCAGATCGATTGCTTCGAGCATCAACCGCGTGCCTTCGTCAGTGAGTGAGATGCCACGCGCCTCGCGCACCGCGAGATGCACGCCAAGGCGCTCTTCGAGCTTTTGCAGCCGCACGGTGAGCGCGGGTGGCGTGACGTCGAGCAGCCGCGCGGCACCCGCAAGTGAATGCGTCGTGCCGAGCGCCCTGAACATGCGCATGTCGTCGAGATCGACCATTAAACTAGATTAAATGAGAAGTTGATGGACCATTAACCACACTATAGTCCAAAGGCTCTACAGTGAATCCGCGCACACTTCGCCACAAGGAAAGCACTGTGAATCTCGCCTCGCTCAATACGCCCGCCGCCATCGTCGACGTTGATGTCATGACGAGCAACATCCAGCGCATGCAAACGCGGATGAGCGCACAGGGCGTAACGTTCCGGCCGCATGTGAAGACGACCAAATGCGAGCATGTCGTGCGCGCGCAGCTTGCCGCCGGTGCGCAAGGCATAACCGTTTCGACGCTGAAGGAAGCGGAGCAATTCTTCGCAGCAGGCATCGACGATATCGTCTATGCAGTGGCAATGGCGCCCAGCAAACTCGAACAGGCGCTGCAACTGCTCCGTCGTGGCTGCCGCCTGAAGATCATCACGGACAGCGTCCATTCGGCGCAAGCGATCGTGGCGTTCGGGAACGCTCATGCCGCGACGTTCGAGGTGTGGATCGAAGTCGACGTCGACGGACATCGCTCGGGCATCGCGCCGGATAACGACCTGCTGCTCAACGTCGGGCGCATTCTGCATGAAGGAAAAATGAAGCTGGGCGGCGTGCTCGCGCATGCAGGCTCGAGCTACGACTACAGCACATCAGCAGAGCTTGAGCGGGTCGCGGAACAGGAGCGCGCCGGCTGCGTGCATGCGGCCCAACGGCTGCGCGCAGCCGGCCTGCCTTGCGACACGGTCAGCATCGGTTCGACGCCAACGGCGCTCGCCGCGCGGCATCTCGAAGGCGTGACGGAGGTTCGCGCGGGCGTCTATGTGTTCTTCGATCTC
The Paraburkholderia terrae genome window above contains:
- a CDS encoding DSD1 family PLP-dependent enzyme is translated as MNLASLNTPAAIVDVDVMTSNIQRMQTRMSAQGVTFRPHVKTTKCEHVVRAQLAAGAQGITVSTLKEAEQFFAAGIDDIVYAVAMAPSKLEQALQLLRRGCRLKIITDSVHSAQAIVAFGNAHAATFEVWIEVDVDGHRSGIAPDNDLLLNVGRILHEGKMKLGGVLAHAGSSYDYSTSAELERVAEQERAGCVHAAQRLRAAGLPCDTVSIGSTPTALAARHLEGVTEVRAGVYVFFDLVMHNVGVCGIDEIALSVLTTVIGHQESKGWAIVDAGWMAMSRDRGTQRQKQDFGYGLVCTEDGVPVEGFVMSAANQEHGIVSQVGEPDTSIAQRFPVGTRLRILPNHACATGAQHPEYHALSRDGGVSAWPRFYGW
- a CDS encoding LysR family transcriptional regulator; protein product: MVDLDDMRMFRALGTTHSLAGAARLLDVTPPALTVRLQKLEERLGVHLAVREARGISLTDEGTRLMLEAIDLLERLETLPERIAAEHQSVSGSLRIVAPLGFGRVHVAPVLRDFHLMYPNVKASLTLSDSPLADSAGADIVIHIGEMKDSSWVAHVLAPNERYLCASPRLAASLDALEHPHELAHLPCLCLRENDEDVSRWRFERASGRNAKQGKAVTVRVTGALSSNDGGVIGDWAMRGLGIMVRSEWDAGALIASGKLKRLLPQWRLAPAPIVALVPTRKGVPARVRLFLDAARAAMDPPPWRK